A window of [Chlorobium] sp. 445 contains these coding sequences:
- a CDS encoding band 7 protein: MSSLIVLGIILLIVGFVAAGTNPNFQRFSTLFRLGGIGVIAIGILSKCIVQIEGGTVGVKRLFGEIQPDVLTEGLRFINPLVEVVRFDIKTQNYTMSGANDEAGRTTDDAMRVLSADGLEVVLDVTVLYRVVASEAPRLLREVGVDYREKIVRPIIRTAMRDNAVYYNAVDLYSSKRDEFQIRIVEKIRKDFESRGLFLEQVLVRNIALPPSVKAAIEAKINAEQEAQKMQFILLKEQQEAERKRVEAQGISDYQKIINSTLTDKQLQYEQIKAMQELVKSPNSKVIFMGKGAGASVLIGDK; the protein is encoded by the coding sequence ATGTCATCACTTATTGTTCTTGGGATTATTTTACTCATTGTGGGATTTGTTGCGGCAGGCACAAATCCAAATTTTCAACGTTTCTCTACCTTATTTCGGCTTGGCGGTATAGGTGTTATCGCTATCGGGATTTTGTCAAAGTGTATTGTGCAGATTGAGGGTGGTACAGTTGGTGTAAAACGTCTTTTCGGTGAGATTCAACCCGATGTACTCACCGAAGGGCTACGTTTTATCAATCCGCTGGTAGAGGTCGTGCGCTTCGACATCAAAACACAAAACTACACGATGTCGGGTGCTAACGATGAGGCTGGGCGGACAACTGACGATGCAATGCGCGTGCTGAGTGCTGATGGGTTGGAAGTTGTGCTCGATGTTACGGTGCTGTATCGCGTGGTTGCCAGCGAAGCCCCGCGTTTGCTGCGCGAAGTTGGCGTGGATTATCGAGAAAAAATTGTGCGCCCGATTATTCGTACAGCCATGCGCGATAACGCGGTCTACTACAATGCGGTCGACCTTTACTCCTCAAAGCGGGATGAATTTCAAATTCGCATTGTAGAGAAAATTCGCAAAGATTTTGAATCGCGCGGGCTTTTTTTGGAGCAAGTTTTGGTGCGCAACATTGCCTTGCCGCCTTCTGTGAAAGCGGCTATTGAAGCAAAAATCAATGCTGAGCAAGAAGCGCAAAAGATGCAGTTCATTTTGCTCAAAGAGCAGCAAGAAGCCGAACGCAAGCGTGTCGAGGCACAGGGTATTTCAGACTATCAGAAAATCATCAACAGCACGCTGACCGATAAGCAATTGCAATACGAGCAAATCAAAGCCATGCAAGAGCTGGTCAAATCACCCAACTCCAAGGTGATTTTTATGGGCAAAGGCGCAGGCGCTTCTGTCTTGATTGGTGATAAATAA
- a CDS encoding LPS export ABC transporter permease LptG, with amino-acid sequence MFSDTVKILDRYILVQYAQAFLFGTLAFIALFILIDVIEKIDYYIDRKATFLAVAGYYLYLLPENIKLTAPISALLAALFVTGNLSKQTELTAMKAGGISLYRILMPFFAVAAVITLVDFFFSGWLVPSTTREKQKFESVQLGKTFWTGGSRSNFNVLDQPHRLVTIGYFDDVQNICYNVSVQEFEGSSMQWRIDAKQMIFDTTRNRWVLQEAICRRFTLSPEEYSFVAAVDSFSFSFTLRDLQENTSALDLLTLPDHRAFIEKRKRGGFEALDEALVKYHSKIAFPVACMIVVLIGVPLSAAKKRSGLALEAGISILVGFIYLGLQQTFATLGYKGEIPPWLAAWFPNLLFFAVGLVMLWRAQK; translated from the coding sequence ATCTTTTCCGACACTGTGAAAATCCTTGATCGATACATTCTTGTGCAGTATGCGCAAGCCTTTCTTTTTGGTACGCTTGCTTTCATTGCGCTGTTTATCTTAATTGATGTTATTGAGAAAATTGACTACTACATTGATCGCAAAGCCACTTTTCTTGCCGTTGCTGGATACTATCTTTACCTTCTGCCTGAAAACATCAAACTGACTGCGCCTATTAGTGCACTGCTTGCTGCGCTTTTTGTTACAGGCAATCTCTCCAAACAAACGGAACTAACTGCCATGAAAGCCGGCGGGATTAGTCTTTACCGCATTCTGATGCCTTTCTTTGCAGTTGCTGCGGTCATTACGCTCGTAGACTTCTTTTTTTCGGGCTGGCTTGTGCCCAGTACAACGCGCGAAAAGCAAAAGTTTGAATCGGTGCAACTTGGCAAAACTTTTTGGACGGGCGGCAGTCGCAGCAACTTCAATGTTCTTGACCAACCCCATCGCTTGGTTACCATTGGGTATTTTGATGATGTACAGAATATCTGCTACAATGTCAGTGTGCAGGAATTTGAGGGTTCATCAATGCAGTGGCGCATTGATGCTAAGCAGATGATATTTGACACCACGCGCAACCGCTGGGTTTTGCAAGAAGCCATTTGTCGTCGTTTCACGCTTTCGCCTGAAGAATACAGTTTTGTGGCTGCTGTCGACTCATTCAGTTTTTCATTTACGTTACGTGATTTGCAAGAAAACACTTCCGCACTTGATCTGCTGACACTTCCAGACCACCGTGCCTTTATTGAGAAGCGTAAAAGAGGTGGTTTTGAAGCACTTGACGAGGCACTGGTGAAATATCACAGCAAAATTGCCTTTCCAGTAGCGTGCATGATTGTCGTACTGATTGGTGTGCCTCTCTCTGCAGCCAAAAAGCGCAGCGGTCTTGCACTTGAAGCAGGCATTAGCATTCTCGTGGGCTTTATCTATCTTGGCTTGCAACAAACGTTTGCTACCTTGGGCTATAAAGGTGAAATTCCGCCTTGGTTAGCAGCGTGGTTTCCCAACCTTCTCTTTTTTGCTGTTGGACTGGTGATGCTATGGCGCGCACAAAAGTAA
- a CDS encoding YraN family protein, which translates to MARTKVNRYNQVLGRAGEDYAVEFLAERGFEILARNYRCGRNEIDLIAKRGNIISFVEVKTRRTAAFGHPTAAITTSKQREIAKAAECYIHAAHHPDALYRFDVVAISFANGIPMIEFIEDAFRIF; encoded by the coding sequence ATGGCGCGCACAAAAGTAAATCGTTACAATCAAGTTCTAGGTCGCGCCGGCGAGGATTACGCAGTTGAATTTCTTGCGGAGCGTGGCTTTGAGATTCTTGCGCGAAACTATCGCTGTGGCAGAAATGAAATTGATTTGATTGCCAAGCGTGGGAATATCATCTCATTTGTTGAAGTCAAGACTCGACGCACTGCTGCGTTTGGTCATCCCACTGCAGCCATCACAACGTCTAAGCAGCGTGAAATCGCTAAAGCGGCAGAGTGTTATATCCACGCCGCGCATCATCCTGATGCCTTGTATCGTTTTGATGTTGTTGCTATTTCTTTTGCTAACGGTATCCCCATGATTGAATTTATTGAAGATGCCTTCAGAATCTTTTAG
- the rdgB gene encoding non-canonical purine NTP pyrophosphatase, RdgB/HAM1 family — protein MIKSNTDSVILALATRNMDKAREIKLKLHDLTTVLRIKSVDELEAMGLRLPEVEETQSTLEGNALKKAREIYAALTAQGLSNVLALSDDTGLEVMALGGAPGVHSARYAERELGRKPSYSENVAKLLRELKGVTHREAKFRTVIALVGAFHLANHTDSPYFESTFEGEVQGIIATAPRGEAGFGYDPIFEVQTLSKTFAELSMDEKNKVSHRALALERLQRYLQRLFS, from the coding sequence ATGATAAAATCCAATACTGACTCTGTAATACTTGCACTTGCCACGCGCAATATGGATAAAGCCCGTGAAATCAAACTTAAACTTCATGACCTTACGACTGTGCTGCGCATCAAAAGTGTAGATGAACTTGAAGCCATGGGGTTGCGTCTGCCTGAAGTGGAAGAAACACAATCCACATTGGAAGGCAATGCACTCAAAAAAGCTAGAGAAATTTATGCGGCATTAACGGCGCAGGGACTGTCTAATGTGCTTGCGCTGTCCGATGACACAGGATTAGAAGTGATGGCGTTAGGCGGTGCGCCGGGTGTTCATTCAGCACGCTACGCTGAAAGGGAACTGGGGCGTAAGCCAAGCTACTCGGAAAACGTGGCGAAACTCTTGCGCGAGCTCAAAGGCGTAACACACCGTGAGGCAAAGTTTCGCACGGTGATAGCGCTGGTGGGCGCATTTCATCTTGCAAATCATACTGACTCGCCCTATTTTGAATCTACCTTTGAAGGCGAAGTGCAAGGTATCATTGCTACGGCACCACGCGGTGAAGCAGGATTTGGCTACGACCCCATCTTTGAAGTGCAAACTCTGTCAAAGACCTTTGCAGAGCTAAGCATGGATGAAAAAAACAAAGTAAGCCATCGTGCACTCGCGCTGGAGCGCCTGCAACGCTATCTTCAACGGCTATTTTCATAA
- a CDS encoding tRNA-specific adenosine deaminase: protein MNLEFMQEAIALSLENVHAGRGGPFAAVIVKDGKIIGRGTNLVTSSNDPTAHAEIVAIRQACQHIRHFHLTDCEIYTTCEPCPMCLAAIYWARLRKIYYANTRDDAAAIGFDDAFLYREITLPHAQRAVHIEQILRSEALEAFKLWKEKDDKIQY from the coding sequence ATGAACCTTGAGTTTATGCAAGAAGCCATTGCCCTCTCACTCGAAAATGTACATGCAGGCAGAGGTGGACCGTTTGCCGCTGTGATTGTCAAAGATGGAAAAATAATTGGGCGTGGCACAAATCTCGTTACTTCGTCCAACGACCCAACTGCGCATGCAGAAATTGTCGCAATTCGTCAAGCCTGCCAGCACATTCGACACTTTCACCTAACAGATTGCGAGATTTACACAACATGCGAGCCTTGTCCAATGTGCCTTGCTGCCATTTACTGGGCACGCTTGCGCAAAATTTACTACGCCAATACGCGTGATGATGCCGCCGCTATCGGCTTCGATGATGCCTTTCTTTACCGTGAAATCACCTTGCCACACGCGCAGCGTGCTGTGCACATTGAACAAATATTGCGCAGCGAAGCCCTCGAGGCATTCAAACTCTGGAAAGAAAAAGATGATAAAATCCAATACTGA
- a CDS encoding pyridoxine 5'-phosphate synthase — translation MRLAVNVDHIATLRNARRESEPDPVHAAVLAELAGASGIVCHLREDRRHIQDHDLRRLRETIKTKLDLEMAATEEMKRIAIEIKPELVTLVPEKREELTTEGGLDVKRHFSALAPFIEELASHQIPTSLFIEPEDVELSAKLGATFVELHTGKFSCLKDEREICQELSRLRKAAEQARSLGLRVVAGHGLNYRNITAFASLADVIEEVSIGHAIIARAALVGMTEAVREMLNLIRSATS, via the coding sequence ATGCGTTTGGCTGTCAATGTCGATCATATTGCGACGCTGCGTAATGCGCGCCGTGAAAGTGAGCCTGATCCAGTGCACGCTGCCGTATTGGCAGAACTTGCAGGCGCATCAGGTATTGTCTGTCACTTGCGTGAAGATCGCCGACACATTCAAGACCACGATCTGCGGCGACTGCGTGAAACCATCAAAACAAAGCTCGACCTTGAGATGGCAGCAACAGAAGAAATGAAACGCATTGCCATTGAGATAAAGCCTGAGCTGGTAACGCTGGTCCCTGAAAAGCGCGAAGAGCTAACCACAGAAGGAGGCTTGGATGTCAAACGCCATTTTTCAGCCTTAGCGCCATTCATTGAAGAACTGGCGTCGCATCAAATTCCAACTTCACTGTTCATTGAACCAGAAGATGTTGAACTCTCGGCGAAACTGGGTGCAACGTTTGTTGAACTTCACACAGGAAAATTTTCATGCTTGAAAGATGAGCGCGAAATCTGCCAAGAACTCTCACGCTTGCGAAAGGCAGCAGAACAAGCTCGAAGTCTCGGCTTACGTGTGGTCGCTGGACACGGATTGAATTACCGAAACATTACAGCCTTTGCTTCACTTGCCGATGTGATTGAAGAAGTGAGTATTGGACATGCTATCATTGCACGTGCAGCACTGGTGGGCATGACAGAAGCTGTGCGAGAGATGTTGAACTTGATTCGAAGTGCAACGTCGTAA